A region of Streptomyces sp. NBC_01264 DNA encodes the following proteins:
- a CDS encoding DUF1697 domain-containing protein: MTKTTTYAALLRGINVGGNKKVPMAELRQVLEGLGHEDVQTYLQSGNAVFASASGKAPTALARELEAAIEAHFGFRVPCLVLDGAYLRAVADACPFPAAELEGKQLHATFCSEQPAESRFASIDAPAYLPEEYRVGDRVIYLYAPNGLGRSKLGESLAKPAVVKGLDVTTRNWNTVAKLVELTQEG; the protein is encoded by the coding sequence ATGACCAAGACGACCACGTACGCGGCGCTGCTCCGGGGCATCAACGTCGGCGGGAACAAGAAGGTCCCGATGGCCGAGCTGCGCCAGGTCCTGGAGGGCCTCGGCCACGAGGATGTGCAGACGTACCTCCAGAGCGGCAACGCCGTCTTCGCCAGCGCGAGCGGGAAGGCGCCGACCGCCCTCGCCCGCGAGCTGGAGGCCGCCATCGAGGCCCACTTCGGCTTCCGGGTGCCCTGCCTGGTGCTCGACGGCGCCTACCTGCGCGCCGTCGCCGACGCCTGCCCCTTCCCGGCCGCCGAACTCGAAGGCAAACAGCTCCACGCCACCTTCTGCTCCGAGCAGCCCGCCGAGTCCCGCTTCGCCTCGATCGACGCCCCCGCCTACCTCCCCGAGGAGTACCGCGTCGGCGACCGCGTCATCTACCTCTACGCCCCGAACGGCCTGGGCCGCTCCAAACTGGGCGAGTCCCTCGCGAAACCGGCGGTGGTCAAGGGCCTGGACGTGACCACCCGCAACTGGAACACGGTCGCCAAGCTGGTGGAACTCACCCAGGAGGGCTGA
- a CDS encoding aldo/keto reductase, with the protein MSVDVDETFTLGGDLPVRRLGLGTGGLVGSGYWGPRAERHASVALLRTAVARGVTLIDTADNYGPHLAEELVAEALHPYGEQLVVSTKGGVVRTGPDQWHAAGRPEELRSMCEASLRRLRLDRIDLYQLHRFDPAVPPAEQLGTLAELRAEGKIRHIGLNTVTADQLGEALSLVPVASVQNPYNLLDRSSAELLALCEERGIAFLPYYPLGSGALTRESAAALTAVATQHGASTGQIALAWLLQHSPVLCPTPGTGSPEHLAENLDAATVHLTPHEMTLLNGLADPD; encoded by the coding sequence ATGTCTGTTGACGTGGATGAGACGTTCACCCTCGGCGGGGACCTGCCCGTACGCCGCCTCGGACTCGGCACCGGCGGGCTGGTCGGCTCCGGCTACTGGGGCCCGCGCGCCGAGCGCCACGCATCGGTCGCGCTGCTGCGCACCGCCGTCGCACGCGGGGTCACCCTGATCGACACCGCCGACAACTACGGCCCCCATCTGGCCGAGGAGCTGGTAGCCGAGGCCCTGCACCCGTACGGGGAGCAGCTGGTGGTCTCCACCAAGGGCGGGGTGGTGCGCACCGGCCCCGACCAGTGGCACGCGGCGGGCCGCCCGGAGGAGCTGCGCTCGATGTGCGAGGCGAGCCTGCGCAGGCTCCGCCTGGACCGGATCGACCTCTACCAGCTGCACCGCTTCGACCCGGCCGTCCCGCCGGCGGAGCAACTGGGCACGCTGGCCGAGCTCCGGGCGGAGGGCAAGATCCGCCACATCGGGCTGAACACGGTGACGGCGGACCAGCTCGGGGAGGCGCTGTCCCTGGTCCCGGTGGCCTCGGTGCAGAACCCGTACAACCTCCTGGACCGCTCCTCGGCGGAGCTCCTGGCCCTGTGCGAGGAGCGCGGCATCGCCTTCCTCCCGTACTACCCGCTGGGCAGCGGAGCCCTGACCCGGGAGAGCGCCGCCGCCCTGACGGCGGTCGCCACGCAACACGGCGCGTCCACCGGCCAGATCGCCCTGGCCTGGCTCCTCCAGCACTCCCCGGTCCTCTGCCCCACCCCGGGCACGGGCTCCCCGGAGCACCTGGCGGAAAACCTGGACGCGGCCACGGTCCACCTGACCCCGCACGAGATGACCCTGTTGAACGGGCTGGCGGACCCGGACTGA
- a CDS encoding ketopantoate reductase family protein — protein MRYIIIGAGAIGATIGGRLAESGNEVVLVARGPHAEALRADGLRLTTADGERVHRLPVVSGPGELGELRPDDVLLLTVKTQDALAALEAWGDAEVAGGGTAAQRLPVLCAQNGVESERLALRRFARVYGVCVWLPATFLEPGVVSALCAPLTGILHLGKAAGGADARARRIAADLEKAGFGAPVVEDVMRWKYAKLLGNLGNAVQATTGPEPEPAKAALLLRAVREAKAAFAAAGIAWASEAEQAAAREGKVDVPAGEVRGGSSWQSLARGTGSVEADYLNGEIVLLGRLHGVATPVNDTLRVAANIFAREGLPPGAMSVEDLTALADEAAARG, from the coding sequence ATGCGTTACATCATCATCGGCGCCGGGGCGATCGGCGCGACCATCGGCGGACGGCTCGCGGAGTCCGGCAACGAGGTCGTGCTCGTCGCGCGCGGCCCCCACGCGGAAGCCCTGAGGGCGGACGGGCTGCGGCTCACCACCGCCGACGGGGAGCGGGTGCACCGGTTGCCCGTGGTCAGCGGACCGGGAGAGCTCGGCGAACTGCGCCCCGACGACGTGCTGTTGCTGACCGTGAAGACCCAGGACGCGCTCGCCGCGCTCGAGGCGTGGGGCGACGCGGAGGTCGCGGGCGGCGGTACGGCCGCGCAGCGGCTGCCGGTGCTGTGCGCGCAGAACGGGGTGGAGAGCGAACGCCTCGCCCTACGGCGCTTCGCGCGCGTGTACGGGGTCTGCGTGTGGCTGCCGGCGACCTTCCTGGAGCCGGGGGTGGTCTCCGCGCTGTGCGCGCCGCTGACCGGGATCCTGCACCTCGGGAAGGCCGCCGGGGGCGCGGACGCGCGGGCCCGGCGGATCGCGGCCGACCTGGAGAAGGCCGGGTTCGGGGCGCCGGTCGTCGAGGACGTGATGCGGTGGAAGTACGCGAAGCTGCTGGGCAACCTGGGCAACGCGGTCCAGGCGACCACCGGCCCTGAGCCGGAGCCCGCGAAGGCGGCGCTGCTGCTGCGGGCCGTGCGCGAGGCGAAGGCGGCCTTCGCCGCCGCGGGCATCGCCTGGGCCTCGGAGGCCGAGCAGGCGGCGGCCCGTGAGGGGAAGGTGGACGTTCCGGCCGGGGAGGTGAGGGGCGGGTCCTCCTGGCAGAGCCTGGCGCGGGGCACGGGGTCGGTGGAGGCGGACTATCTCAACGGGGAGATCGTGCTGCTGGGGCGGCTGCACGGGGTGGCCACGCCGGTCAACGACACGCTGCGCGTGGCGGCGAACATCTTCGCCCGGGAGGGTCTGCCGCCGGGCGCGATGTCCGTGGAGGACCTGACGGCCCTGGCCGACGAGGCCGCTGCGCGGGGGTAG
- a CDS encoding phosphotransferase enzyme family protein — MDESRAREALTAAGLAGAGSPAPRLLALGENAVFALDGSGLVAKVGREAALLPRAELELKVAGWLAKSGVPAVRAAEPQPRLVDGHPVTLWHRLPDAVRPAGPEDLAALLRRIHALPEPPFALPPRDLLGGVERWLRLAGEAIDPADAAYLRARRDGYAAQVAALTPHLVPGPIHGDALPRNVHVGPAGPVLVDLETVSADLREHDLVVMALSRDRYGLPGAAYEEFTAAYGWDVRDWEGCAVLRGARETASCAWVSQHAPANPKALAEFRRRVASLREGDPEVRWHPF, encoded by the coding sequence ATGGACGAGTCACGAGCCCGGGAGGCCCTGACGGCGGCGGGCCTGGCGGGGGCGGGGTCCCCCGCTCCCCGGCTGCTGGCCCTCGGCGAGAACGCCGTCTTCGCGCTCGACGGCAGCGGTCTGGTCGCCAAGGTCGGCCGGGAGGCGGCGCTGCTGCCGCGCGCCGAGCTGGAGCTCAAGGTGGCGGGCTGGCTCGCGAAGTCCGGGGTCCCCGCGGTCCGCGCGGCCGAACCGCAGCCGCGGCTGGTGGACGGGCACCCGGTGACCCTGTGGCACCGGCTCCCCGACGCGGTCCGCCCGGCCGGCCCCGAGGACCTCGCGGCGCTGCTGCGACGGATCCACGCCCTGCCGGAGCCCCCCTTCGCCCTGCCCCCGCGCGATCTGCTGGGCGGGGTGGAGCGCTGGCTGCGGCTGGCGGGCGAGGCCATCGATCCGGCGGACGCCGCGTACCTGCGGGCCCGCCGCGACGGGTACGCCGCCCAGGTCGCCGCCCTCACCCCGCACCTGGTGCCCGGCCCGATCCACGGCGACGCGCTGCCCCGCAACGTCCACGTGGGCCCGGCCGGGCCGGTCCTGGTCGACCTGGAGACGGTCTCCGCCGACCTGCGCGAACACGACCTGGTGGTGATGGCCCTCTCCCGCGACCGGTACGGCCTGCCCGGCGCGGCGTACGAGGAGTTCACGGCGGCGTACGGCTGGGACGTGCGCGACTGGGAGGGCTGCGCGGTCCTGCGCGGCGCCCGCGAAACGGCCAGTTGCGCCTGGGTCTCCCAGCACGCCCCGGCCAACCCGAAGGCCCTGGCCGAGTTCCGCCGCCGTGTGGCTTCCCTGCGCGAGGGCGACCCGGAAGTCCGCTGGCACCCGTTCTGA
- a CDS encoding GNAT family N-acetyltransferase codes for MNAPIMHAPVTLRAAATPSAPALTLHPWCADDVAALVEAYRDPDLRRWASPPVESADEGLRWVRDQERAWASGARFGFAVLEDSAQDGEAAPPRLAGHVVLKGVRPGEPSAGVGYWTAARARGRGVAPRALDALTAWAFETFRAEGLERLELLHQVDNAASCRVAEKSGYTFGSILPSAPPAYPLDGHLHLRRAVSEVRPIVQT; via the coding sequence ATGAACGCTCCGATCATGCACGCTCCCGTCACCCTCCGCGCGGCCGCGACTCCGAGCGCTCCCGCCCTCACCCTTCACCCCTGGTGCGCGGACGACGTGGCCGCGCTCGTCGAGGCGTACCGGGACCCCGATCTACGGCGCTGGGCGAGCCCACCCGTGGAGAGCGCGGACGAGGGGCTGCGGTGGGTACGGGACCAGGAGCGGGCCTGGGCGTCGGGCGCCCGGTTCGGCTTCGCCGTCTTGGAGGACTCCGCTCAGGACGGCGAAGCGGCGCCGCCGCGCCTGGCGGGCCACGTCGTACTGAAGGGAGTCCGGCCGGGCGAGCCCTCCGCCGGGGTCGGCTACTGGACGGCGGCGCGGGCCCGTGGGCGGGGCGTGGCCCCACGAGCGCTGGATGCCCTGACCGCCTGGGCCTTCGAAACCTTCCGGGCCGAGGGACTGGAACGCCTCGAACTCCTCCATCAGGTGGACAACGCGGCATCCTGCCGGGTCGCCGAGAAGAGCGGCTACACCTTCGGCAGCATCCTGCCGTCGGCCCCGCCCGCCTACCCGCTCGACGGGCACCTGCACCTACGGCGCGCAGTGTCAGAGGTGCGCCCTATCGTGCAGACATGA